In the Ursus arctos isolate Adak ecotype North America unplaced genomic scaffold, UrsArc2.0 scaffold_19, whole genome shotgun sequence genome, one interval contains:
- the SERTAD3 gene encoding SERTA domain-containing protein 3, whose translation MVGGLKRKHSDLEEEEEDEKWDWGPAGLRSYQQALLRISLDKVQRSLGPRAPSLRRHVLIHNTLQQLQAALCLAPAPALPPEPLFLGEEDFSLSATIGSILRELETSMDETEPPQNPVAPPGAQNEVLPQPDPVFLEALSSRYLGDSGLDDFFLDIDTSTVEKEPVLAPPEPPHNLFCAPGSWEWNELDHIMEIILGS comes from the coding sequence ATGGTAGGAGGCTTGAAGAGGAAACACTCCGatttggaggaggaagaggaggatgagaaGTGGGACTGGGGTCCAGCAGGCCTGCGGAGCTACCAGCAAGCCCTGCTTCGAATCTCCTTAGACAAAGTTCAGCGAAGCCTGGGCCCCCGAGCACCCAGCCTACGCAGGCATGTCCTCATCCACAACACCCTCCAGCAGCTCCAGGCCGCCCTTTGCCTGGCTCCagcacctgccctgccccctgagCCCCTCTTCCTGGGCGAGGAGGATTTCTCCCTGTCAGCCACCATCGGCTCTATTCTCAGGGAACTGGAGACATCCATGGACGAGACAGAGCCCCCTCAGAATCCAGTGgctcctccaggcgcccagaacGAAGTGCTGCCCCAGCCCGATCCAGTCTTCTTAGAAGCTCTGAGCTCCCGGTACCTGGGGGACTCCGGTCTGGATGACTTCTTTCTGGACATTGACACATCTACAGTGGAGAAGGAGCCTGTGCTGGCCCCACCGGAGCCGCCTCACAACCTCTTCTgtgccccagggtcctgggagtggaATGAACTAGATCACATTATGGAAATCATTCTGGGATCCTAA